A single genomic interval of Helicoverpa zea isolate HzStark_Cry1AcR chromosome 19, ilHelZeax1.1, whole genome shotgun sequence harbors:
- the LOC124639774 gene encoding RIMS-binding protein 2, translated as MSGYGTGMSGGGDTDALARRLRDAERQRADAERAHADALAQLRAAQRSPVDQHNVEQLQSRARELEKKAALETVRCEELQLELSAALRARGQGGVTTWSTQSAQPASEIERIMAKIEQDNRILAELEHTRSTTHGIQSSGSNQALGDYHSPTPSPLPHSYTSTAGHVAICQSSTMPTLSSLHATGQFTAPSSNSVAYSMSAHNPTSYSNPVSAYSNTYGLPNTHQVTFTNPVTAPLVNNIGQISSTLAGLQSNLQNLTGNVSSLNLGSGMNPGMTGTIAGTGLTSCLNNAQTNLSGGLTNTLGGLQSTLTSGLGNALSNLTGTQLAGLNTSLGGTSAYGTGTGTYTNPLLSGGLGTNPMNIKLKPLDEIDLGLGRYGNTAGVGRVATPVTPHQPSWNLGLDNQFGTDRLGGLDSGFSHDRNQRAIARIMPNTGLEMEVRNSSHYMNGSSDMVDMLDIPGKGRCCVYIARFSYDPPEVETAEGELSISAGDYLLVWGPPDPNASMLDAELLDGRRGLVPANFVQRLVGDDLLEFHQAIISTLRDVDEATTAISELSLSRDVARLSEVAELSEGPEDDDNVPAPRQLTLERQLNKSVLIGWTAPEGVQQANIESYHVYVDGVLKTTVKASERTRALVEGVDSNRPHRISVRSVTVTRRTSRDAACTMVIGRDTANMGPTCVRASGVTCSQAVISWLPANSNHQHVVCVNNVEVRTVKPGVYRHTITGLSPSTQYRVTVRAKHLRAGPPQSGIPIEEAPGAYTDFRTLPKGLPDPPNEIMVEAGPQDGTLLVTWQPVLRPPASGPVTGYAVYADGKKVTDVDSPTGDHALIDIGKLIGLNPKCVTVRTKSRDSQSSDSAPTPIPPAVLRGVATRMPRGPGPGPGPNQQVPGGYRGGPVQRPQPYQHHQQVIEHDENLSDKEIFPTVNRHDQHAAQPTSGFGTGLLKSIFDKITPSQSGIPAIEITKESATELGSEDEEATRRRPQQPSQPTQASQQPSGQPYPSTQAYHGTQQPQYPPAGQFQSNQAYPGAGGVPGAPYQNPPPRNHHERGRPPNPHQVGHHNEQQQQQQQQQQQQQQQSQQGSSMQYTARGGPAAGPRGPQPGARHAQAHPQSKRSRYFIALFDYDPQTMSPNPDSCDEELPFSEGDTIKVWGDKDGDGFYWGECRGRRGYVPHNMVMEVSEQEVTGQPPKRGDRWADAYANQPVRRMVALYDYDPQELSPNVDADKLLQAELSFQTGQIIHVYGDMDDDGFYMAEIDGVRGLVPSNFLADANDQYGAAGQSNQGVAGMSAAGVGAGRGAGRGRGAGPLPGLGARGPPPPPRENVAHHPQHQQHPQHAGQPQQRNHHRRADACPPSSMLDHNTCASNPEQANSQHDTQSDLGIDARGRGAASAAPSTIARTSAGNAGTPTAQSPGAPAPAPAPAPAPASPARRAGPAVVPAPNVQPPATSTPATQPNLMQKFSEMTAPGGDILSKGKELIFMKFGLGGK; from the exons atgAGCGGGTACGGCACAGGCATGTCGGGCGGCGGCGACACTGACGCGCTTGCGCGGCGCTTGCGGGACGCGGAACGCCAACGCGCGGACGCGGAGCGCGCACACGCGGACGCGTTAGCGCAGCTCCGCGCGGCTCAGCGATCGCCGGTAGACCAGCACAATGTGGAGCAGCTGCAGTCTAGGGCTAGGGAGTTGGAGAAGAAG GCGGCACTAGAAACAGTTCGATGCGAAGAGCTGCAACTAGAGTTATCGGCGGCGTTGCGCGCGCGCGGGCAGGGCGGAGTCACCACGTGGTCCACCCAGTCCGCGCAGCCCGCCTCCGAGATCGAGAGGATCATGGCCAAGATCGAGCAGGACAACCGCATCCTCGCCGAACTCGAGCACACGAGATCCACTACACATG GTATCCAATCAAGCGGGTCAAACCAGGCGCTGGGCGACTACCATTCGCCGACACCATCGCCGCTGCCGCACTCGTACACAAGCACGGCGGGCCACGTGGCCATCTGTCAGAGCAGCACCATGCCCACGCTGTCCTCGCTGCACGCCACCGGCCAGTTCACCGCCCCCAGCTCTAACTCCGTGGCCTATTCCATGAGCGCGCACAACCCCACCTCGTACTCCAACCCAGTGTCCGCCTACTCCAACACGTACGGCCTCCCCAACACACACCAAGTCACCTTCACGAACCCAGTCACCGCGCCACTCGTCAACAACATCGGACAAATCTCCAGCACACTAGCCGGCTTGCAGAGCAACCTTCAGAACTTAACCGGCAACGTGTCCTCCCTGAACCTCGGCTCAGGCATGAACCCCGGCATGACAGGGACAATAGCTGGCACCGGACTCACAAGCTGCTTGAACAATGCGCAAACCAATCTATCCGGCGGACTCACGAACACGCTGGGAGGATTACAGTCGACTCTAACAAGCGGGTTAGGCAACGCCCTCTCGAACTTGACTGGAACGCAACTCGCAGGACTAAACACAAGTTTAGGCGGCACAAGCGCTTACGGAACTGGGACGGGGACGTACACTAATCCCCTTCTCTCCGGCGGACTCGGAACAAATCCTATGAATATAAAACTTAAACCTCTAGATGAAATAGACCTTGGTCTCGGTAGATATGGAAACACGGCGGGAGTGGGGCGGGTGGCCACGCCGGTCACGCCCCACCAGCCCTCGTGGAATTTAGGATTAGATAACCAATTCGGAACTGATAGACTAGGGGGTTTAGACTCGGGATTCAGCCACGATCGGAACCAAAGAGCTATAGCGCGGATTATGCCTAATACCGGCTTGGAAATGGAAG TTCGTAATTCGTCACATTATATGAACGGCTCCTCGGACATGGTGGACATGCTGGACATACCGGGGAAGGGTCGTTGTTGTGTGTACATCGCACGCTTCTCATACGACCCCCCTGA GGTTGAAACTGCTGAAGGGGAGCTGTCAATAAGTGctggcgattatttattggtatggGGTCCGCCAGATCCCAATGCGTCCATGCTTGACGCTGAACTGTTAGATGGGCGCCGTGGACTCGTGCCAGCAAATTTCGTTCAAAGACTGGTCGGTGACGATCTTTTAGAATTCCATCAG GCGATAATCTCAACCCTGAGAGACGTGGATGAGGCTACAACTGCGATAAGTGAACTGTCTCTCAGTCGAGACGTCGCTCGCTTAAGCGAAGTCGCTGAACTAAGTGAAGGCCCAGAAGATGACGACAATG TGCCGGCGCCGCGGCAGCTCACCCTCGAGAGACAGCTCAACAAGTCCGTGCTCATCGGCTGGACTGCCCCCGAAGGCGTACAGCAAGCCAACATCGAGAGCTACCACGTTTACGTCGACGGAGTCCTCAAAACTACCGTCAAGGCTTCAGAACGCACACGAGCACTCGTTGAAGGAGTCGACTCCAATCGG CCGCATCGCATCAGCGTGCGGTCGGTGACGGTGACGCGGCGCACATCGAGGGACGCGGCTTGTACAATGGTCATCGGCAGAGACACGGCCAACATGGGCCCCACTTGTGTCCGAGCGAGCGGCGTGACGTGCTCCCAGGCAGTCATCTCCTGGCTGCCGGCCAACTCCAACCACCAGCACGTCGTCTGCGTAAACAATGTTGAA GTTCGAACAGTGAAGCCAGGAGTGTACCGCCACACAATTACAGGTTTATCACCTAGCACTCAGTATCGGGTAACTGTAAGGGCTAAGCACTTAAGAGCTGGTCCGCCACAATCAGGGATTCCAATCGAAGAAGCTCCTGGGGCTTACACAGACTTCAGGACGCTGCCCAAGGGACTGCCAGATCCACCGAACGAAATAATG GTGGAAGCGGGACCTCAGGACGGGACCTTGCTGGTGACTTGGCAGCCAGTCCTGCGTCCGCCCGCCTCGGGCCCGGTCACTGGGTACGCTGTGTACGCCGATGGCAAGAAGGTGACCGACGTGGATTCTCCAACCGGTGACCACGCTCTCATCGACATTGGCAAACTGATCGGCCTCAATCCTAAATGTGTCACC GTACGTACAAAGTCTCGGGACAGTCAGTCCAGCGACAGCGCGCCGACGCCGATACCGCCGGCAGTGCTGCGTGGCGTAGCGACTCGGATGCCGCGCGGCCCGGGCCCGGGGCCGGGGCCCAATCAGCAGGTGCCCGGAGGGTACCGAGGGGGCCCGGTACAGCGCCCCCAGCCCTACCAACACCACCAGCAAGTCATTGAGCACGATGAGAACCTCTCTGACAAGGAGATATTCCCCACAGTAAACCGCCACGACCAGCACGCTGCTCAG CCTACGAGTGGATTCGGCACAGGCCTCCTAAAGAGTATATTCGACAAAATAACCCCTTCG CAATCGGGGATACCGGCCATCGAAATCACTAAAGAGAGCGCGACGGAGCTGGGTAGCGAAGACGAGGAGGcgacgcgccgccgcccgcaG CAACCGTCCCAACCAACGCAAGCGTCGCAGCAGCCTTCGGGTCAGCCGTACCCGAGTACACAAGCCTACCATGGCACGCAGCAACCCCAATATCCACCAGCCGGCCAGTTCCAAAGTAACCAGGCCTACCCCGGGGCGGGCGGAGTCCCGGGCGCGCCCTACCAGAACCCGCCCCCCCGGAACCACCACGAGCGCGGCCGCCCCCCTAACCCGCACCAAGTCGGACACCACAACGAGCAG CAGCAGCAACAGCAACAACAGCAACAACAACAGCAGCAGCAGAGCCAGCAAGGCAGTAGTATGCAGTACACGGCCCGCGGGGGCCCAGCCGCAGGCCCCCGCGGGCCCCAGCCTGGCGCCAGGCACGCGCAGGCCCACCCTCAGTCCAAGAGAAGCCGTTACTTCATCGCCCTGTTTGACTACGATCCTCAAACTATGAGCCCGAACCCTGATAGTTGTGATGAAGAGTTACCATTCAGTGAAGGAGATACTATCAAG GTTTGGGGAGACAAAGATGGCGACGGCTTCTATTGGGGCGAGTGTCGGGGTCGCCGCGGCTACGTACCCCACAACATGGTGATGGAAGTCTCGGAGCAAGAGGTCACAGGCCAGCCGCCCAAGCGGGGAGACCGCTGGGCCGATGCCTACGCCAACCAGCCAGTCAGACGCATGGTCGCTTTGTACGACTACGACCCACAGGAGCTCAGCCCTAACGTCGATGCCGAT AAACTTTTGCAGGCTGAGCTGAGCTTCCAAACGGGTCAGATCATTCACGTGTACGGAGACATGGATGACGATGGCTTCTACATGGCTGAGATCGATGGCGTCCGTGGCCTTGTGCCGAGCAACTTCCTCGCCGATGCTAATGACCAGTACGGCGCAGCTGGACAGAGCAATCAAG GGGTCGCGGGCATGTCGGCAGCGGGTGTTGGCGCGGGTCGCGGGGCGGGACGAGGCCGGGGCGCAGGACCGTTGCCCGGGCTCGGAGCCCGAGGGCCTCCGCCCCCGCCGCGTGAGAACGTGGCGCATCACCCGCAGCACCAGCAGCACCCGCAGCATGCTGGACAGCCCCAGCAGCGCAATCACCATCGCCGGGCAG ATGCCTGCCCTCCTTCCTCTATGTTAGACCACAACACATGCGCCAGTAATCCAGAACAGGCGAATTCTCAG CATGATACACAGAGTGACTTAGGTATTGAT GCGAGGGGGAGAggcgcggcgagcgcggcgccgaGCACGATCGCGCGCACGAGCGCTGGTAACGCCGGCACGCCCACGGCGCAGTCGCCCGGcgcccccgcgcccgcgcccgcgccggcgcccgcgcccgcctcgcccgCGCGCCGCGCTGGCCCTGCCGTCGTGCCCGCGCCCAACGTGCAGCCGCCCGCCACCTCCACGCCCGCCACGCAGCCAAACCTCATGCAGAAGTTCTCAGAGATGACGGCGCCAGGCGGGGACATCCTGAGCAAGGGCAAGGAACTCATTTTCATGAAGTTCGGCCTCGGCGGCAAATAA
- the LOC124639262 gene encoding retinaldehyde-binding protein 1-like, with product MSATKYLHPFLRGLKPLPEGHDEEIQQIREWMKSQQHLPHISDEYVILFLHSNYYKVKETKDTIECYFTLRANTPDLFTNRDPLAPKNKAILDITHMVGLPIKTTEGYHVLLYRLSEFDYSKLNFADAVRVFCMFNDVKLSEDRLSEGYIVIFDMKGCSLGHLTRVTLPALRAFMHYIQNAHPCRLKKIHVVHTVSFINQVMCLVKPLIHSNLLNLLNFSSEGPESIVDKELLPEDFGGPLPTVKQLHEEQRKNMEENYREWLIETEIFKADEKKRIKKPSKGMFASFTSSFKSLDID from the exons GATGAAAAGCCAGCAGCACTTACCGCACATATCTGATGAGTACGTGATCCTGTTCCTGCACTCCAACTATTACAAGGTCAAGGAGACGAAGGACACGATAGAATGTTACTTCACGCTGCGGGCCAACACCCCTGATCTGTTCACCAACCGCGATCCTTTAGCGCCGAAGAATAAGGCCATTTTGGATATAAC GCACATGGTAGGTCTACCAATAAAGACTACGGAAGGTTACCACGTTCTTCTCTACCGGCTATCGGAGTTCGACTACAGCAAGTTGAACTTCGCCGATGCAGTCCGTGTCTTCTGCATGTTCAATGACGTCAAGCTGTCGGAGGATCGCTTGTCTGAAGGGTACATCGTCATCTTCGACATGAAGGGCTGCAGCCTCGGCCATCTGACCAGGGTCACCCTTCCTGCGCTTAGAGCTTTCATGCATTATATTCAG AACGCTCATCCGTGCCGTCTAAAGAAGATCCACGTGGTCCACACGGTTTCCTTCATCAACCAAGTCATGTGTCTCGTGAAGCCGCTCATCCACTCTAATCTCCTCAACCTTCTGAACTTCTCTTCTGAAGGTCCAGAGTCTATCGTCGATAAGGAACTTCTTCCTGAAGACTTTGGAGGTCCTTTACCAACTGTCAAACAGCTACATGAGGAACAAAGAAAGAATATGGAAGAAAACTATAGAGAATGGTTGATTGAGACTGAAATATTCAAAGCTGATGAGAAAAAGAGAATTAAGAAACCTAGTAAAGGTATGTTTGCCAGTTTCACCAGTAGCTTCAAGAGTCTCGACATTGATTGA